The genome window TGGGTGAGTGGGTCGATACGCTGGCGGATAATATGTCCTATCTCGTGTTTTTTATGGCGGTGCTCGCCGGGATGTACGCATATACGGGTGAGGCATTTTATCCCCTGCTGGGCGGTGTGATGGTTTTTCTCGATGCGTTGGGAGTATTGCTGATTTTTCTGTATATGAAACTGGTTGGGTCCGGCAGTATTGTGAGTTTTAATATGGCGTTTTCGAGCGATGTTCCCGAGAATGAACGCGGGTGGTTTCACCGTTTTTGTATGTCGCTCAAATTTGTGAGTCGCCGCGATTTTTTTGCCGCCTTTTTTTGCACATTGGCTGTCGCGAATAGTATTGCGGGTATGTACTGGTTTCTCGTGATTGGTTCTGCGCTGTTGACGGCGGGTATTTTTGGCTTTGGCGGACAGATGCTGCGCGCGCGCGGTGCTTTGAATGTGGATGAGGCAAAGTTGGGAGAGAAAGCTGATTGATGCAAATCCTGTCTGGATTGGAATAAACTTCTGTTGGGGGGTGTACAACTTCAACAGAAGTTTGTTTGTACGCGGTATTTTTTTAAAAATAATTAGAGAATTTTGTTGCAAAATAGGGCGTTCTTTATTTTTGTTAATGCTCAAGCTCTCTTTCTCGAAGACAGGTTGCTGCTATCTTGACTTTGTGAAAGAAAAATATTAAACTTGATAGAAGTTCCGTCTGCAAACAAGTTGTTGATATTCATAGGCGATATGCTATGATTTTATTACTCGGACCTGCGTTTCTGATGCTCGTTTTGATGGGTGTGGCGGGCGCGTCTGATCAGGGCGATGCACTGCTCGATATGGTGAAGAGCCGCGATCGGGCGATTCAGGATATTGTGCGTTCAGAGACCGGGGGCGATACGGCTGAAGAGCGCGCCGCGCTTAAAGCTATTGTCGGTGAGTTGTTCGATTTTGAAACCTTTAGCCGGGAGTCCCTCGGCCGGGATTGGGCAGCGCGAACAGAGGAAGAGCGGACTGATTTTGTGGCTGTGAACAGGCAGTTGATCGAGAAGAATTACGCCGATCCCGCGTTATATACGAAAGCGGAAAAGATCGATTATACGGGTGTCGAGGTTGACAGCACACAGGCTGTTGTTAAAACAGTGGTGTATTACAGGCGGGAGTCGAGTACGATTGACTATAAATTGCATCTCGTTGATGACAAGTGGTTGATTTACGATATGGTCATCGATGAGTTGAGTGTTGCGCGCAGCAATCGGTCGCAGTTTCGCCGGGAGATTCGCAGGTCTTCTTTTGCTGGCTTAATGGATAAGTTGAAAGAAAAACTAAGTGAAGATAAGTCGGATTAGAAAGGTGGCTCTCATTGGTTGAAGTGGGGCTTCGTTTTTTGGCGGGGTGGACTTATCGACACTACAGAGGTATTCTTGTGGTGTCGATTTTGTTGACGGCTTTTTGCAGTATTTTTGTGTACAGGCTCGGACGGAAGCTCGAGACGGATCTCGTTGCCCTGATTCCAGAAAATTATCAGAGTGTGAAGACGCTCAATGAGATCAAACAGCGCGTGGGCGGTGTGGGCAGTCTGGTGGTTTTGGTACAGAGTCCCGATTTTGAGGCAAACAGGCGTTTTGCCGAGGACCTGGCACACGAATTACAGGACGAGAAATACGAGACGTACATCAATTTTGTCGATTACAAGCGAGATGCGGAATTTTATCGCAAGAACGCGCTGTTGTTTATGGAAACGGACGATTTGGATGAGGTGCTCACGCGTATAGATGATTATATCATCCAGGAAAAGTTGAAGTTGTCGCCGTTGTATATTTCTCTTGATGATGAAGAAGCCGTGCTCGATTTTTCGGATATTGAGTCTAAGTATCGCACGGCGGATAATGGGGACGAGACGTATTATACCAATCCCGACCGCACCATCCTGGCATTGGAGGCGATGGCAGCAGGTACGGTGAGCAATATCGGTTTTGCCAAAGATATGCAGCGGGTGATCCAGCAGGCTGTCAAGAAGGTGAATCCGCGCGCGTATCACCCGCAAATGTTGATTGAATACGGAGGACCGTTTAAGAACAAAATTGACGAATCCGATACCATTTGGAGCGATGTCCGCTCGACGTTGATATTTGGTGTCATGGGTATTGTCGCGCTTTTGACATTTTATTTCCGCCAGCCATTGGCGGCTTTTTTTGTGGCTATTCCGCTGGCGATGGGCTTGATCTGGGCGTTTGCGATTACTTATTGGGTTATCGGCAATTTGAATACCATGACAGTTTTCTTGTTTGTAATCTTGTTTGGGCTGGGGATCGATTTTGGCATTCATATGTTTGCGCGATATCTCGAAGTTCGCATGGACAAGACGGATGTGCGAATGTCCATAGAGACGATGCTGAGTCAGACTGGACAGGCTATTTTGACGGCGGCGATAACCACGTCCATTGCGTTCTTCTCTCTGACGCTGACAGATTTTAGAGGCTTTTCCGAGTTTGGTTTTATTGTGGGTACGGGCATTTTGATGTCGCTGGTCTCTATGACGACTGTATTGCCCGCTGTGCTGGTGCTGGCGGATCAAAGGTTCATGTGGATTCGCATGCGGCACGTGTGGGGACACAATTGGGGCGGTAGCCGGGGGCATTTCCCATATCCAAAGTTGGTGATTGCTGGTGCGTTGATCCTTACGGTGTATCTGGGTATCCATTTGCGCGATATCGATTTTGAATACGATTTCACCAATTTGCGTTCTAACTTGCCCGCATCGATCAAGGTGAAACAAAAGATGGCGACGATTCCGAGATACGGCAGTGAATCGCAGTCTTATGGCATTGTGCTGGCGGATAGCAAAGCGGAACTCGATGAGATTGTAGATGCATTGGAAAAGAAGATAGCCGAAGATGATCCAACGCCGACGATTGATAAAGTCAAAACGCTCTGGACAGAGTTGCGCGGTCAGGACGAGAAGCTGGATATTATTGGAGAAATTCGCGCGCTGGCCAATGGTGAGGGCGCGAAGTTGATCAGAGGAGAGCAAAAGGCAAAGCTCGATTCTCTGCGCGATTTGTTGGATGTCAAAAGACTTTCGGTTGAGGATTTGCCCGAGAATTTATTGAGAAAATTCGAGACTATTGATGGCAGTCAGGCGTATTTTGCGCAAATTTTGCCGAGTGTGCAGTTGCGCGATGGAAAAAATGCCATTGCATTTGCCGAAGATTCACACGAGATTCAAACCGCATCTGGCAAGGTGTTTTATTCGTCGAGTTCCAATATCATTTTTGCCGATATGTTGCGCTTGATGTTGCGCGATAGTCCGCGTGCGATCTCGCTGACGGTGGCAGTTGTGTTTCTCATTGTGCTGGCTGATTTTCGCAGTTTGCGCTCTGCTTTGCTGGTGATTTTTCCCCTTGCCTGTGGTACTGTGTGGATGTGTGGTTCGCTGTATTTGCAGGATTTGAAGCTCAATTTTTACAATATGGTCGCGCTGCCTACTATCATTGGCATGGGGATTGACAATGGGGTGCATCTCTATCACCGATATAGGCAGGAGGGGCCCGGGTCTATGCCGGTGGTGATCAGGAGCACGGGTGGGGCGATGTTCATTTCTATGTTGACGACGATGATCGGCTTTTTTGGATTGATGATGGCGACGCATCCCGGTCTGAACTCAATTGGACGTCTGGCTTTGATTGGTTTGTTGACTTGTTTTGTAGCTGCCGTGCTGGTGCTGCCCGCTATTCTGGAGGTGCTTGAGGGAGATCGAGGGCGTAAAAAAGGTGAAGTGAAGGCATTAGACGAATCGGAATTATAGCTATGAATTTCTATATTGCCCTAAGTGTGAGTATTGTATCTGGACTTTATACGTCTTTGTGGGGGGCGTTTAAGGATTCGCCTTACGAGGATTTTAAGCCCAGAACTTTTCCGCGGAGTATTTATTTTCATGTTGTGATTTTTGCGGTGTTGTATTTTGTCCCGATTTTTAAGGCGAGTTTTTCTGCGTTGGGCTGGGTTCAGATTTTTTTTCTGATTATGGGGTTGGAAAGGTTTTTGGCCGAGCTTTACAAGGGGTTTTTCCGCACGGAAGATCAGGATAAGTATTTTGTG of Gemmatimonadota bacterium contains these proteins:
- a CDS encoding ABC transporter substrate-binding protein → MILLLGPAFLMLVLMGVAGASDQGDALLDMVKSRDRAIQDIVRSETGGDTAEERAALKAIVGELFDFETFSRESLGRDWAARTEEERTDFVAVNRQLIEKNYADPALYTKAEKIDYTGVEVDSTQAVVKTVVYYRRESSTIDYKLHLVDDKWLIYDMVIDELSVARSNRSQFRREIRRSSFAGLMDKLKEKLSEDKSD
- a CDS encoding MMPL family transporter; amino-acid sequence: MGLRFLAGWTYRHYRGILVVSILLTAFCSIFVYRLGRKLETDLVALIPENYQSVKTLNEIKQRVGGVGSLVVLVQSPDFEANRRFAEDLAHELQDEKYETYINFVDYKRDAEFYRKNALLFMETDDLDEVLTRIDDYIIQEKLKLSPLYISLDDEEAVLDFSDIESKYRTADNGDETYYTNPDRTILALEAMAAGTVSNIGFAKDMQRVIQQAVKKVNPRAYHPQMLIEYGGPFKNKIDESDTIWSDVRSTLIFGVMGIVALLTFYFRQPLAAFFVAIPLAMGLIWAFAITYWVIGNLNTMTVFLFVILFGLGIDFGIHMFARYLEVRMDKTDVRMSIETMLSQTGQAILTAAITTSIAFFSLTLTDFRGFSEFGFIVGTGILMSLVSMTTVLPAVLVLADQRFMWIRMRHVWGHNWGGSRGHFPYPKLVIAGALILTVYLGIHLRDIDFEYDFTNLRSNLPASIKVKQKMATIPRYGSESQSYGIVLADSKAELDEIVDALEKKIAEDDPTPTIDKVKTLWTELRGQDEKLDIIGEIRALANGEGAKLIRGEQKAKLDSLRDLLDVKRLSVEDLPENLLRKFETIDGSQAYFAQILPSVQLRDGKNAIAFAEDSHEIQTASGKVFYSSSSNIIFADMLRLMLRDSPRAISLTVAVVFLIVLADFRSLRSALLVIFPLACGTVWMCGSLYLQDLKLNFYNMVALPTIIGMGIDNGVHLYHRYRQEGPGSMPVVIRSTGGAMFISMLTTMIGFFGLMMATHPGLNSIGRLALIGLLTCFVAAVLVLPAILEVLEGDRGRKKGEVKALDESEL